Proteins encoded together in one Rhizobacter sp. J219 window:
- a CDS encoding prepilin-type N-terminal cleavage/methylation domain-containing protein → MPRPSPSSQRPASCAERASRPARQRGLSLVELVMAIMVISVSVTGLLMVFNYSVRHSGDPMVRKQAVAIAEAMLNEVLAQPFTYCDPQDAANEAATPPASTAACSGGAAGSQDRGGGALGPQPSGEGRFNATNPFDNVADYHGYATNGVIYGMDDGANRITALDGYSVSVTVSRAGATFSLAADAALRVDVRVTGRGETVTLTGYRFRYAPHSIG, encoded by the coding sequence ATGCCACGCCCCTCACCATCGAGCCAGAGACCGGCGTCGTGCGCTGAGCGCGCGTCTCGCCCCGCACGCCAGCGCGGCCTGTCGCTGGTCGAGCTGGTGATGGCCATCATGGTGATCAGTGTGTCGGTGACCGGCCTGCTGATGGTCTTCAACTACAGCGTGCGCCACAGCGGCGACCCGATGGTGCGCAAACAGGCTGTCGCCATCGCCGAAGCCATGCTCAATGAAGTGCTGGCGCAGCCCTTCACCTACTGCGACCCGCAAGACGCGGCCAACGAAGCCGCCACACCGCCCGCGAGCACGGCCGCCTGCAGCGGCGGCGCAGCCGGCTCCCAAGACCGGGGCGGCGGCGCGCTCGGCCCGCAGCCGTCGGGCGAGGGCCGCTTCAACGCCACCAACCCCTTCGACAACGTGGCCGACTACCACGGCTACGCGACCAACGGCGTCATCTACGGCATGGACGACGGTGCCAACCGCATCACCGCACTCGACGGCTACTCGGTCTCGGTGACCGTCAGCCGCGCCGGCGCGACCTTCAGCCTCGCCGCCGATGCGGCGCTGCGGGTCGACGTGCGCGTGACCGGCCGCGGCGAGACGGTCACGCTCACCGGCTACCGTTTTCGATACGCGCCCCACAGCATCGGCTGA
- a CDS encoding type II secretion system protein — MQRRPPRPTPRRSLGFTLFEAVLVIMLTGIVGVMVSGFVRQPIDAYIDLGRRAELTDAADLALRRMARELRTALPNSVRVDASGQYVEFLPVRSAGRYRAAGAGDSLDFSAAPAVETFEVLGPAVSAQAGDQIVVHNLGLPGADAYEGSSRRALTTFGAALSSVGYTVGGTQFPMPRPTSVSTSSARR; from the coding sequence ATGCAGCGCCGCCCTCCCCGCCCCACACCGCGCCGCTCGCTGGGCTTCACGCTCTTCGAAGCGGTGCTCGTCATCATGCTGACCGGCATCGTCGGCGTGATGGTGTCGGGCTTCGTGCGCCAGCCGATCGACGCCTACATCGACCTTGGCCGCCGCGCCGAACTGACCGACGCGGCCGACCTGGCACTGCGCCGCATGGCGCGCGAGCTGCGCACCGCGTTGCCCAACAGCGTGCGGGTCGACGCGAGCGGCCAGTACGTGGAATTCCTGCCAGTGCGCTCGGCGGGACGCTACCGCGCGGCCGGCGCGGGCGACAGCCTCGACTTCAGCGCCGCCCCCGCCGTTGAAACCTTCGAGGTGCTCGGCCCTGCCGTCAGCGCCCAGGCCGGCGACCAGATCGTCGTGCACAACCTCGGCCTGCCCGGCGCCGATGCCTACGAGGGCAGCAGCCGCCGCGCACTCACGACCTTCGGCGCGGCGCTGTCGAGCGTGGGCTACACAGTGGGCGGAACGCAGTTCCCTATGCCTCGCCCAACCAGCGTTTCCACATCGTCGGCACGCCGGTGA